A DNA window from Thermosynechococcaceae cyanobacterium Okahandja contains the following coding sequences:
- a CDS encoding AAA family ATPase, with amino-acid sequence MFTSLDRMKEVIAVQEELSILIQAQYPLIYLLTSEEERAEQAIAAIAQSQSQGRAPRKFYTWTVTHGMVEYGHARNNSHHNTVSPEAAIQWVVHQREPGIYVFKDLHPFIDSPPVTRSLRDAIASFKNTNKTIILMSPEAAQRIPVELEKEVVVVDYPLPSINELNDVLAAQLDPRSRRLSPEVREKLVKATLGLTRDEAEKVFRKATVTAGRLSEAEVDIILSEKKQLIRRNGILEYMEVDETIDAVGGLEELKVWLRQRANAFSEKAREYGLPQPKGMLILGVPGCGKSLIAKTTSRLWGLPLLRLDMGRVYDGSMVGRSEANLRNALKTAESISPAILFIDEMDKAFAGGAGSSDSDGGTSSRIFGSFLTWMQEKASPVFVLATANRVERLPGEFLRKGRFDEIFFVDLPNAEERQEIFRIHLAKRRRDIDRFDLEQLANICDGFSGAEIEQAIVAAMYEAFAQGREFTQLDIIAASRATQPLSKTMHEQVTALRDWARQRARPAAASVAEYQRLEF; translated from the coding sequence GTGTTCACGTCTCTTGATCGAATGAAGGAGGTGATTGCCGTGCAAGAAGAACTGAGTATCCTAATTCAGGCGCAATACCCATTAATCTACCTCCTAACCTCAGAAGAGGAGCGAGCTGAGCAGGCTATTGCGGCGATCGCCCAGTCCCAAAGTCAGGGTCGTGCGCCCCGTAAGTTCTACACTTGGACGGTCACCCACGGCATGGTGGAGTACGGCCATGCCCGCAATAACAGCCACCACAACACCGTGTCTCCCGAAGCAGCCATTCAGTGGGTGGTACACCAGCGGGAACCGGGAATTTATGTGTTCAAAGACCTACACCCCTTTATTGACTCACCCCCGGTCACCCGTTCACTGCGCGACGCGATCGCCAGCTTTAAGAACACCAATAAAACCATTATTTTAATGTCGCCGGAGGCCGCCCAGCGAATTCCGGTAGAACTTGAAAAAGAAGTCGTTGTTGTAGATTATCCTCTGCCCAGTATCAACGAACTCAATGACGTTTTGGCTGCCCAGTTAGATCCGCGCAGCCGCCGTCTGAGCCCAGAGGTGCGGGAAAAGCTGGTGAAAGCCACCCTTGGCCTCACCCGCGATGAAGCCGAAAAAGTATTCCGTAAGGCCACCGTCACGGCGGGTCGCCTCAGCGAAGCGGAAGTGGATATTATTCTTTCTGAGAAAAAGCAACTCATTCGCCGCAATGGCATCCTCGAGTACATGGAGGTGGATGAAACCATTGATGCGGTGGGCGGCCTCGAAGAACTAAAGGTGTGGTTACGGCAGCGCGCCAACGCCTTTAGTGAAAAAGCCCGCGAGTACGGCCTGCCCCAGCCGAAGGGGATGCTCATCCTTGGCGTGCCCGGCTGCGGTAAATCCCTGATTGCCAAGACCACCTCCCGTCTGTGGGGCTTACCCCTGCTGCGCCTCGATATGGGGCGGGTTTATGATGGCTCGATGGTGGGGCGCTCCGAGGCCAACCTGCGCAACGCCCTCAAAACCGCCGAGTCCATTTCACCGGCCATCCTCTTTATTGACGAAATGGATAAAGCCTTTGCCGGTGGAGCCGGTTCCTCCGATTCGGACGGGGGCACCTCTAGCCGCATTTTTGGTTCTTTCCTCACGTGGATGCAGGAGAAAGCCTCCCCCGTTTTTGTGCTGGCAACGGCAAACCGCGTCGAGCGCTTACCGGGAGAGTTTTTGCGCAAAGGGCGGTTTGATGAAATTTTCTTTGTTGATCTGCCCAATGCCGAAGAGCGGCAAGAGATTTTCCGCATTCACTTGGCCAAGCGGCGGCGGGACATTGACCGCTTTGACCTAGAGCAGTTGGCCAACATTTGTGATGGTTTTTCCGGGGCCGAAATTGAGCAGGCCATTGTGGCAGCCATGTACGAGGCCTTTGCCCAAGGACGTGAGTTTACCCAACTCGATATTATTGCCGCGAGTCGTGCAACCCAACCCCTTTCCAAGACAATGCACGAGCAGGTAACCGCACTGCGGGATTGGGCACGGCAACGTGCTCGCCCGGCAGCGGCTTCAGTGGCTGAGTACCAGCGACTGGAGTTTTAA
- the mrdA gene encoding penicillin-binding protein 2: protein MLKTRTANYQAFDRTIGQQGRVLVFLFVMTAFLFGGIGSRLGYLQLVEGDRNRQMADENRIRLIPKPPERGKILDRKGRILAGNTFSYSVFLWPLAAKKPEWPQTVQLLSKILNIPTAEIQQRVEQAGVNSPSLIRIAQGISQAQIVALEEHRSFLRGVEVDREALRFYPHGEIGAHILGYIGELNEEELAARRDQGYRLGDVMGKMGVEATYESTLRGTWGGQQVEVDGQGKVIRILGQKVARPGNDITLSIDLDLQKAAEAALGTRNGAIVAMDPRDGAILALASYPAFDPNWFARRMTQAQWDELQRRQFPFVNRALQGFPPASTFKIVTAVAGLESGKFSPDTVLMTYPALYTGGFAFHDWNRAGFGPQGFAGALAWSSNTFFGQVARRIGPETLVEWARRFGMGSKTGIDLPGEAPGFVPDPQWKQETFGEGWYDGDSLIISIGQGALQVSPLQAAVMFAVPANGGYKVRPHLIRSDNPDRWRQSLNLKPSTVRVVRQGLRQVVTNGTGGALNVPEVAIAGKSGTGEDPPRPHHTWFGGYAPAENPEIVVVAFAENSGGGGGSVCGPMVLKVIQAYMQIRNR, encoded by the coding sequence ATGCTGAAAACGCGAACTGCCAATTACCAAGCCTTTGACCGTACGATCGGTCAGCAGGGACGGGTGCTGGTTTTCTTGTTTGTGATGACGGCGTTCCTCTTTGGTGGCATTGGCAGCCGTCTTGGCTATTTGCAGTTGGTTGAAGGCGATCGCAATCGCCAAATGGCCGATGAAAATCGCATTCGCTTAATTCCCAAGCCACCGGAGCGGGGCAAAATTTTAGATCGCAAAGGGCGGATTTTAGCGGGGAATACGTTTTCCTACTCCGTGTTCCTGTGGCCATTGGCGGCTAAAAAGCCCGAGTGGCCACAAACCGTGCAACTGCTCTCAAAAATTCTTAACATTCCGACCGCCGAAATTCAGCAGCGGGTCGAGCAAGCGGGGGTGAACTCGCCCTCCCTCATCCGCATTGCCCAGGGCATTAGCCAAGCGCAAATTGTTGCCCTTGAGGAACACCGGAGTTTTCTCAGGGGCGTGGAGGTGGATCGGGAGGCGCTGCGCTTTTATCCCCACGGTGAAATTGGTGCCCACATTCTGGGCTACATTGGCGAACTCAACGAGGAGGAACTGGCGGCCCGCCGTGACCAAGGGTATCGCCTTGGGGATGTCATGGGCAAAATGGGAGTGGAAGCCACCTATGAATCCACGCTGCGGGGAACATGGGGTGGGCAGCAGGTGGAGGTGGATGGCCAAGGTAAGGTCATTCGCATTTTGGGTCAAAAGGTGGCCCGTCCGGGCAATGATATTACCCTCTCGATTGATCTGGATTTGCAAAAAGCCGCTGAGGCGGCCTTAGGCACCCGTAACGGTGCGATCGTGGCAATGGATCCCCGCGATGGAGCCATTCTGGCTTTAGCCAGCTATCCGGCCTTTGATCCCAACTGGTTTGCGCGGCGCATGACCCAAGCCCAGTGGGATGAACTGCAACGTCGCCAATTTCCCTTTGTCAACCGTGCGTTGCAGGGGTTTCCGCCCGCCAGCACCTTTAAGATCGTGACCGCAGTCGCGGGATTAGAATCCGGCAAGTTTAGCCCAGATACGGTACTGATGACCTATCCGGCGCTCTATACGGGCGGCTTTGCCTTTCACGATTGGAACCGCGCCGGGTTTGGCCCCCAAGGGTTCGCCGGGGCATTGGCCTGGAGTAGTAATACGTTTTTTGGTCAGGTGGCGCGGCGGATTGGTCCTGAAACTCTCGTGGAGTGGGCACGCCGTTTTGGCATGGGGTCAAAGACGGGCATTGATCTACCTGGGGAGGCTCCCGGATTTGTGCCGGATCCCCAGTGGAAACAGGAGACGTTTGGTGAAGGCTGGTACGATGGCGACTCTTTAATTATCTCGATTGGTCAGGGGGCGCTACAGGTAAGTCCACTGCAAGCGGCGGTGATGTTTGCCGTCCCTGCGAACGGTGGCTATAAGGTGCGCCCCCACCTGATTCGCTCCGATAACCCGGATCGCTGGCGGCAGTCCCTCAACTTAAAGCCCTCGACGGTCAGGGTTGTGCGGCAAGGGTTGCGTCAGGTGGTCACCAATGGTACTGGCGGTGCCTTAAATGTGCCCGAGGTGGCGATCGCCGGTAAAAGCGGCACGGGCGAAGACCCACCCCGACCCCATCACACCTGGTTTGGTGGCTATGCACCGGCGGAAAACCCCGAAATTGTGGTTGTGGCCTTTGCCGAAAATTCTGGCGGTGGCGGTGGCTCGGTTTGCGGCCCGATGGTGCTCAAGGTCATCCAAGCCTATATGCAAATTCGCAATCGCTAG
- a CDS encoding DUF1257 domain-containing protein, which yields MSHFSTLRTKISDAEILKASLRDLGITVKTDADVRGYNGQRVRSDIVAVLDGEYDLGWSRNADGTFDLIADLWGVAKKHNQTELINSINQKYAINKTLAEVKRPGLQNANVKLVVHS from the coding sequence ATGTCTCACTTCAGCACTCTGCGCACCAAAATCTCCGATGCCGAAATCCTCAAAGCATCGCTACGGGATTTGGGTATTACGGTAAAAACCGATGCGGATGTGCGTGGCTACAATGGCCAGCGAGTTCGCTCTGACATTGTTGCTGTGCTTGACGGCGAGTATGATCTGGGCTGGTCCCGGAATGCCGATGGTACTTTTGATTTGATTGCCGATCTGTGGGGGGTTGCCAAAAAGCACAACCAAACAGAGCTAATTAACTCGATTAATCAAAAGTATGCCATTAACAAAACCTTGGCAGAGGTGAAGCGCCCCGGCCTTCAGAATGCCAATGTCAAACTCGTGGTGCATAGCTAA
- a CDS encoding mannose-1-phosphate guanyltransferase, protein MRVVLMAGGSGTRLRPLTCDLPKPMVPVVNRPIAEHILNLLRYHGLDDVVMTLHYLPDVVRDYFGDGAEFGVHLSYVVEEEQPLGTAGSVKNIAHLLADPFLVVSGDSITDVNLSEAIRFHQHHGAPVTLILARVPNPKEFGIVFTDSEGRIRRFLEKPSAGEVFTDTVNTGMYLLNPAVMDYLNAGMERDFSRDLFPLLLQADVPMYGYITDAYWCDVGSLQTYQQVQQDVLYGRVQLDIQGTEVQPRVWVGRNTSLPPDLELQAPVVLGNNCRLGSGVTLGAGTVLGDNVIVSNGAQLRAVVAWNGAFIGDDSQLEHCILGRQVHVDRHVSLQEGVIVGTRCVIGEEASLSQGVRLWPGKRVEPGAIVNDSLIWGTTGQRYLFGQRGVAGVANVDITPEFAVRLAAAYASTLEPGTSVLVSRDQRSVSRMVAHALMSGLMSVGIHVLNLEAIALPIARFAAQTLSVSGGIHVRSHPDRADQLLIEFFDHKGINLSRARERQIETAYFREDIRRAILSDVGTMSQPNNSVAAYAQGFEKWLNTQLFYGNPAKIVIDYAYAVSGVVLPQILNKFGCDAVVLNATLHPTPLNILERQRLLRELGQVVTALSASLGVQVSANGERLTLVDNSGRVVSDQELTALMTYLVLLTHPGSTVAVPVTTSSAVETIAQQQGGHILRTRTNPTDLMEACQHYSGVVLGGAAETGFIFPQLHPGFDAMFTIATLIEMLALIGKPLTAIRQELPTVHYHHRTLRCPWMAKGSLMRHLVETHPRSHLNLIDGVKIGDPNTHNWVLVLPDASEPLVHLYVNSQDAAWNEQMLHRYTRRIEEFARLEPVADAKI, encoded by the coding sequence GTGCGGGTCGTCCTCATGGCTGGAGGCAGTGGCACACGGCTGCGTCCCCTCACCTGCGATTTACCCAAGCCAATGGTGCCGGTGGTGAATCGCCCCATTGCCGAGCATATTCTCAATCTGTTGCGCTACCACGGCCTTGACGATGTTGTGATGACGCTGCACTATCTTCCGGATGTGGTGCGGGACTATTTTGGCGATGGTGCCGAGTTTGGCGTACACCTCAGCTACGTGGTGGAGGAGGAACAGCCCCTTGGTACCGCAGGCTCGGTGAAAAATATTGCCCACCTGTTGGCGGATCCCTTTCTGGTGGTCAGTGGCGATAGCATTACCGATGTTAACCTGAGCGAGGCCATCCGCTTTCACCAGCACCACGGCGCTCCGGTCACGTTAATTTTGGCGCGGGTGCCCAACCCGAAGGAATTTGGCATTGTCTTTACCGACAGCGAGGGCCGAATTCGTCGCTTTTTAGAAAAACCCTCCGCGGGAGAAGTGTTTACCGATACGGTCAACACCGGCATGTATCTGCTGAACCCAGCCGTGATGGACTACCTCAACGCTGGGATGGAGCGGGATTTTTCCCGGGATCTGTTCCCGCTGTTGCTGCAGGCCGATGTGCCCATGTACGGCTACATTACCGATGCCTACTGGTGCGATGTGGGTAGCCTCCAAACCTATCAGCAGGTGCAGCAGGATGTTCTGTATGGTCGGGTGCAGCTTGATATTCAGGGCACTGAGGTACAGCCCCGGGTTTGGGTGGGGCGGAACACCAGTTTACCGCCGGATCTAGAGTTACAAGCGCCCGTTGTCCTAGGCAATAACTGTCGCCTTGGCAGCGGCGTGACCCTTGGGGCGGGTACGGTCTTGGGAGATAACGTGATTGTGAGTAATGGGGCGCAACTGCGGGCAGTGGTGGCTTGGAATGGCGCGTTTATCGGGGATGACAGCCAACTGGAACACTGTATCTTGGGTCGCCAAGTCCATGTCGATCGCCACGTTAGCCTCCAGGAAGGGGTTATTGTCGGTACCCGCTGCGTTATTGGCGAAGAGGCCAGTTTAAGTCAGGGGGTGCGGTTGTGGCCGGGCAAGCGGGTGGAGCCGGGCGCCATTGTCAACGACAGCTTAATTTGGGGTACCACCGGCCAGCGCTATCTGTTTGGGCAGCGGGGAGTGGCTGGGGTGGCTAATGTTGATATTACGCCGGAGTTTGCCGTCCGCTTAGCGGCAGCCTATGCCTCTACCCTTGAACCCGGAACCAGTGTTCTGGTGTCTCGCGATCAGCGCAGTGTTTCACGCATGGTAGCGCACGCCCTCATGTCGGGGCTGATGTCGGTGGGCATTCATGTGTTGAACCTAGAGGCGATCGCCCTGCCCATTGCCCGCTTTGCCGCTCAAACCCTCTCGGTCAGTGGTGGCATTCACGTCCGCAGCCACCCCGATCGCGCCGATCAACTCCTGATTGAGTTTTTTGACCACAAGGGCATTAACCTCAGCCGTGCCCGCGAACGGCAAATTGAAACCGCCTACTTCCGCGAAGATATTCGCCGCGCCATCCTCAGTGATGTGGGTACCATGAGCCAGCCCAACAACAGTGTGGCCGCCTACGCCCAGGGCTTTGAAAAATGGCTCAATACCCAACTCTTTTACGGCAACCCCGCCAAAATTGTCATTGACTACGCCTACGCTGTGTCCGGTGTTGTCCTACCGCAAATCCTCAACAAATTTGGTTGTGATGCCGTGGTCTTGAATGCCACCTTGCACCCAACCCCCCTGAATATTCTAGAGCGCCAACGCCTGCTGCGGGAATTGGGGCAAGTGGTGACGGCCTTGTCTGCTAGCTTGGGGGTGCAGGTCTCCGCCAATGGCGAGCGGCTCACCCTTGTGGATAACAGTGGCCGCGTGGTCAGCGATCAGGAGTTAACGGCGCTGATGACCTACCTTGTGCTGCTGACCCATCCGGGCAGCACGGTGGCGGTACCCGTGACCACCTCTAGTGCCGTGGAAACCATTGCCCAGCAGCAGGGGGGGCACATTCTGCGCACCCGCACCAATCCAACGGATTTGATGGAAGCCTGCCAGCACTACAGCGGCGTTGTCCTTGGCGGTGCCGCCGAAACGGGCTTTATTTTTCCCCAGTTGCATCCGGGGTTTGATGCCATGTTTACCATTGCCACGCTCATTGAAATGCTGGCGCTCATTGGCAAACCCCTAACCGCCATCCGCCAAGAGTTACCTACGGTGCACTACCACCATCGCACCCTTCGCTGCCCTTGGATGGCCAAAGGCTCCCTCATGCGCCATTTAGTGGAAACCCACCCGCGATCGCACCTCAACCTCATTGATGGAGTTAAAATTGGCGACCCAAACACCCACAACTGGGTACTGGTGTTGCCCGATGCCAGTGAACCCCTAGTGCATCTTTACGTCAACAGCCAAGATGCCGCTTGGAATGAGCAAATGCTCCACCGCTACACCCGCCGCATTGAGGAATTTGCCCGCTTAGAACCCGTCGCAGATGCCAAAATATAA